In one window of Solanum pennellii chromosome 2, SPENNV200 DNA:
- the LOC107010347 gene encoding uncharacterized protein LOC107010347 isoform X1, with amino-acid sequence MANHGGVGSRFVSVNLNKSYGQSPHHDNKSYSGSIGPAAGVGRGRSGSGGGGMVVLSRHRSTQKIGPKLSVPPPLNLPSLRKEHEKFDLSGSGGGTSGGGGQGNGPRPSSSGMGWTKPAAVALQDKDVNTDGQVVDGLDHTGHGIDGFNQVSGSYMPPSARVSGIGAAVTGPAKSFPLTVEKVSVLRGEDFPSLQAALPVSSGQANKQKDSLSQKQKQVSGEGSSDEQRDSYNMSSVVDMRPHGHSSRHATGNGLAENGYESHGLSSARRADQPRKQEDFFPGPLPLVRLNPRFDWADDERDTGHGFADRARDIGISKVDNYWDRDFDMPRTSVLPHKPVHNQYERRAPRETLTGNGFSTDQRGDSYSRDLRTPSREGREASTWRNSIHSRDGNVPYIANDRNAVSLGGSVVNKDLGKDNKYVPPHFGDTARDGSFTGNQDYSYGRKDMGLITDGKQRWNHANETSNSRGVERMTQDRLGSELSSRYRRDGFQNISGPKSSFSSVGKSLPLGDPVLNVGRDKYVSRGERPYKEDPYLKDFESAGFDERDLFSGGLAGVIKRKKDVAKQTDFYDPVRESFEAELERVQQMQELERQRVMEEQERALEQSRREEEERLRLIREEEERRLKLEEEARETAWRAEQERLDAVRRAEEQRIAREEEKKRIFMEEERRKQAAKQKLLELEAKIAKRQTEVTKTDTLIVTTEEKISAMSKEIDISGASDVDNWDESERMVERLTTSASFDTAVLSRSSDVSSQHCSSRESFTNFPDRGRPINSWRGDVFESGSSSPMHLRDQDIDHHSPRRDVSAGGRAAPRKDLSGAAGYLASGNYAKGGREGYTDEFSHRKEHRWNVSMDADPYIRNRDMDTEFNDNLADRYGDIGWGQARSRSNARFPYPDRLYQNSEADEPYSYGKSRYAVRQPRVLPPPSLSTMEKTFRGMNDHPGSSNFVDNESHYSHPRGGESTRQTGYFGGHPSELVASQQENALAEDAKLNKDVTPRCDSQSSLSVTSPPNSPPHLSHDELDESGDSPSESVAAEGKNASLSGYECTLLKDAMKMASSSLSAMEDEDWNVEDNGELQQQEEYDEDDDGYREEDEVREVDDENLDLNQEFEDLQLGQGELSRNIDNLVLGFDDGVEVAIPSDDFERNSRNEESVFDRPETSEGGSINGVQVNEKCLHPGQGGAPGASLDSSSNRVQEAEKTMQESEFRQRTEPHTSAASHLLDGIDAYCGPSLCAQQTFSSVGTPSSVGQTSVSSLASSSQPDLPVKLQFGLFSGPSLIPSPVPAIQIGSIQMPLHLHPPVGPSLTHIHPSQPPIFQFGQLRYSSTVSQGILPITAQSMSFGQPNVQAHYNTNQNSGCSMPPQLSQDTSTLVKVNVQSLSANQGHDFLVRPHDSKPVQGTAESKALTAIIAGIADASGRKLISELDIQVEAKGLNNADRQVQPSKEKGSDGNTSSVLGSIQSVSNERNSAGGRVQGQAYSNKGKRFTYAVKSSNSRSSFPTSDGSYSESSRFQRRPRRTVQRTEFRIRENSDSRQSSSTSFSNDSCHGDKLNQGGRAAIAVLARSGSKRSSFSSKLLKQNVELDSKSANVDSQEVDSSTKPSKDDGRASLHKNQNISHTGEGYLKRNISVEDVDAPLQSGVVRVFKQPGIEAPSDEDDFIEVRSKRQMLNDRREQREKEIKAKSRASKPPRKPRTTRQSTAILTSPNKISASVGGEISNKSNYSDIIASEVQGSAYKDVSTGFTAVVSQPLAPIGTPAGSNGSQADKQFHTAKLHQTTPGVGVSAGGDDLEPGLVFESKKNTENVTSSPLNSWGSGQINQQVMALSQSQLEEAMSPARFEAHAASGGAHSSAVTEPILPSSSILTKDKAFSIAASPINSLLAGEKIQFGAVTSPTVLHTSSRVVSHGIGAPGSNRSEVQISRNISPDESDCTLFFEKDKCANDPCLNVQDSEAEAEAAASAVAVAAISSDEIVGNGLGSAISEAKTFEGDQQLSSQSRAEESLSVSLPADLNVETPPISLWQSLPSPQNSSSQILSHFPGGPPSHFPFYEMNPVLGGPIFAFGPHKESGGSQSQSQKATVSSSGPLGAWQQCHSTLDSFYGHPAGFTGPFISPPGGIPGVQGPPHMVVYNHFAPVGQYGQVGLSFMGTTYLPSGKQPDWKHTPSSSAMGINEADMNNVNIAGSQRNLTNMPSTVQHLGPASSIMPIAASPLAMFDVSPFQSSPELPVQARWSHVPASPLHSVPISHPLQQQAEGALPPKFGHGHSVDKSLSTNRFLESHPPEDSDGTPSFNIATVANAAQFPVEIGLGDSSKPGVTGGSVQSLASQSSSGCANAETGKIDALRNGVSNSGKDQSVSGFRTQTQQKNTSAGYNYHRGGGMSQRNMSGNDWSHRRMGFHGRNQSLGAVPSTKVKQIYVAKQTLGGTKTTG; translated from the exons ATGGCCAATCATGGCGGTGTTGGGAGCAGATTCGTCTCTGTGAATTTGAATAAATCATATGGGCAGTCTCCTCATCATGATAATAAATCTTATAGTGGTTCTATTGGCCCAGCCGCCGGTGTCGGCCGTGGGCGGTCTGGTAGCGGAGGTGGAGGAATGGTTGTTCTGTCAAGGCATCGGAGTACTCAGAAAATTGGGCCGAAACTATCTGTTCCACCCCCCTTGAATTTGCCTTCATTGAGGAAAGAGCATGAGAAATTTGATTTATCAGGATCCGGTGGTGGGACATCAGGAGGTGGCGGTCAAGGAAATGGGCCGAGGCCATCATCTTCTGGTATGGGTTGGACTAAGCCTGCTGCTGTTGCATTGCAAGATAAAGATGTAAATACTGATGGTCAGGTTGTTGATGGTTTGGATCACACTGGGCATGGTATTGATGGCTTCAACCAGGTTAGTGGATCCTATATGCCCCCTTCAGCTCGTGTAAGTGGAATTGGAGCTGCAGTTACTGGTCCTGCTAAATCATTTCCTTTGACAGTTGAGAAAGTCTCAGTTTTGAGAGGTGAGGATTTTCCTTCCCTTCAAGCTGCATTGCCTGTCTCTTCGGGACAGGCAAACAAACAAAAGGATAGTTTGAGTCAAAAGCAGAAGCAGGTATCTGGTGAAGGGTCATCTGATGAACAAAGAGACAGTTACAACATGAGTTCGGTGGTTGATATGCGTCCTCATGGGCACTCTTCACGTCATGCTACTGGAAATGGCCTGGCAGAAAATGGGTATGAAAGTCATGGTTTGAGCAGTGCTCGCAGGGCGGATCAACCTCGGAAGCAGGAAGATTTCTTTCCGGGGCCACTTCCATTAGTGCGGTTGAATCCCAGATTCGATTGGGCTGATGATGAACGTGACACTGGACATGGATTTGCTGATAGGGCCAGAGATATTGGTATTTCAAAAGTTGATAACTATTGGGATAGAGATTTTGATATGCCTCGAACTAGCGTTTTACCCCATAAACCTGTTCATAACCAATATGAAAGGAGGGCTCCTAGAGAGACCCTGACTGGGAATGGGTTTTCCACTGACCAGAGAGGGGACAGTTATAGCAGGGATCTGAGAACACCTAGTAGAGAAGGTAGGGAAGCAAGCACATGGAGGAACTCAATTCATTCTAGAGATGGTAATGTTCCATACATAGCTAACGACAGAAATGCTGTTAGCTTGGGTGGATCTGTTGTTAACAAGGATTTAGGGAAAGATAACAAATATGTTCCGCCACATTTTGGGGACACTGCTCGTGATGGAAGTTTTACTGGAAATCAGGATTATTCATATGGAAGGAAGGACATGGGTCTTATTACTGACGGCAAACAACGCTGGAATCATGCAAATGAAACATCCAACAGTCGAGGGGTTGAGCGCATGACTCAAGATCGCCTTGGGAGTGAACTGTCCAGCAGATACAGGCGTGATGGATTTCAGAACATCTCTGGGCCAAAATCTTCGTTCTCATCTGTTGGGAAATCACTGCCTCTGGGTGACCCTGTTCTGAATGTGGGCAGGGATAAATATGTTTCAAGGGGCGAAAGGCCATACAAAGAGGATCCATACTTGAAAGACTTCGAATCTGCAGGATTTGATGAAAGGGATCTCTTTTCTGGAGGACTTGCTGGGGTGATCAAGAGAAAAAAGGATGTAGCTAAGCAGACTGATTTCTATGACCCTGTGAGAGAATCCTTCGAGGCTGAATTGGAGCGAGTTCAACAGATGCAAGAGCTTGAGCGACAACGAGTTATGGAAGAACAAGAAAGAGCATTGGAGCAATCTCGAAGGGAGGAAGAGGAGCGACTGAGACTGATTAGAGAAGAGGAAGAACGTCGGCTAAAGTTGGAAGAAGAAGCACGAGAAACTGCTTGGAGGGCAGAGCAAGAGCGCCTTGATGCAGTAAGAAGAGCTGAAGAGCAGAGAATTGCGAGAGAGGAAGAGAAAAAGAGGATCTTCATGGAGGAAGAAAGAAGGAAGCAGGCTGCTAAACAAAAGCTTTTGGAATTGGAGGCCAAGATAGCCAAGAGGCAGACTGAAGTAACAAAAACTGATACCTTAATTGTCACTACTGAAGAGAAAATATCTGCCATGAGTAAGGAAATAGATATTTCAGGGGCATCTGATGTGGATAATTGGGATGAGAGTGAAAGAATGGTGGAACGATTAACAACTTCAGCGTCTTTTGACACAGCCGTTTTAAGCAGATCTTCTGATGTAAGTTCCCAGCACTGCTCCTCTCGAGAGAGTTTCACAAATTTTCCAGACAGAGGAAGACCTATTAATTCGTGGAGAGGGGATGTATTTGAGAGTGGAAGCAGCTCACCAATGCATCTACGGGACCAAGATATTGATCATCATAGTCCAAGAAGGGATGTATCTGCTGGAGGCAGAGCAGCCCCCCGGAAAGATTTATCAGGTGCAGCTGGATATTTGGCTTCTGGGAATTATGCCAAAGGTGGGCGAGAAGGATATACAGATGAATTCAGCCATCGGAAAGAGCATAGGTGGAACGTTTCTATGGATGCTGATCCATACATCAGGAACAGGGACATGGACACCGAATTTaatgataatcttgcagatagGTATGGTGATATTGGTTGGGGGCAAGCTCGTTCTCGCAGCAATGCTCGCTTCCCTTACCCAGATCGGCTATATCAAAATTCTGAAGCAGATGAACCTTATTCCTATGGTAAGTCACGGTATGCAGTGAGACAGCCACGGGTACTTCCTCCACCCTCACTCTCTACTATGGAGAAAACTTTTAGGGGTATGAATGATCATCCTGGTTCATCAAACTTTGTTGACAATGAAAGCCATTATTCTCATCCTCGGGGAGGTGAATCTACAAGGCAGACGGGCTACTTTGGTGGACATCCATCTGAACTGGTTGCTTCCCAGCAGGAGAACGCACTTGCAGAAGACGCAAAATTGAATAAAGATGTGACCCCAAGATGTGATTCACAATCTTCTCTATCTGTCACAAGCCCCCCAAATTCTCCTCCTCATCTCTCTCATGATGAGTTGGATGAATCTGGGGATTCTCCTTCAGAATCTGTTGCGGCAGAAGGTAAAAATGCAAGTCTCTCTGGATATGAATGCACTCTCTTAAAGGATGCCATGAAGATGGCTTCCAGTTCTCTCTCTGCCATGGAGGATGAAGACTGGAACGTGGAAGATAATGGTGAATTGCAGCAGCAAGAAGAgtatgatgaggatgatgatggtTATAGGGAAGAGGATGAAGTGCGTGAAGTTGATGATGAGAATCTTGACCTGAACCAAGAATTTGAAGATCTGCAATTAGGTCAGGGAGAATTATCTCGCAATATAGATAATTTGGTTTTGGGTTTTGATGATGGTGTTGAAGTTGCAATACCCAGTGATGATTTCGAGAGGAACTCACGGAATGAAGAAAGTGTATTTGATAGACCTGAAACCTCTGAAGGTGGATCTATAAATGGGGTTCAAGTTAATGAAAAATGCCTTCATCCTGGTCAAGGGGGGGCCCCTGGGGCAAGTTTGGATAGCTCTTCTAACAGGGTACAGGAAGCTGAAAAAACTATGCAAGAATCTGAATTTAGACAGAGAACTGAACCTCACACTTCAGCAGCGTCACACCTATTGGATGGTATTGATGCTTATTGTGGCCCTAGCCTATGTGCTCAGCAAACTTTCTCATCTGTTGGCACCCCATCTTCTGTTGGTCAGACTAGTGTGTCAAGTTTAGCTTCTTCTAGTCAACCTGATTTACCTGTTAAGCTTCAGTTTGGCCTGTTTTCTGGTCCTTCTTTGATACCTTCACCAGTACCAGCCATCCAAATTGGTTCCATTCAAATGCCTCTTCATCTTCACCCACCAGTTGGTCCATCCCTTACTCATATACATCCATCACAGCCTCCTATCTTCCAATTTGGTCAGCTCAGGTATTCATCTACTGTCTCACAAGGGATTCTGCCAATCACTGCTCAGTCGATGTCTTTTGGTCAGCCCAATGTGCAGGCTCATTACAATACCAATCAAAACTCGGGATGTTCTATGCCTCCCCAACTTTCTCAAGATACTTCTACTCTGGTGAAAGTCAATGTTCAATCTCTTTCAGCAAATCAGGGACATGATTTTCTAGTGAGACCTCATGACAGTAAGCCAGTACAAGGAACTGCAGAAAGCAAAGCTCTTACGGCCATCATTGCTGGGATTGCTGATGCTAGTGGTAGAAAACTTATCTCGGAGTTAGATATCCAAGTTGAAGCTAAGGGCTTGAATAATGCAGATAGGCAAGTGCAGCCATCTAAGGAGAAGGGATCTGATGGCAACACGTCCTCTGTGCTGGGATCAATTCAGTCAGTTTCCAATGAGAGAAATTCTGCTGGGGGCAGGGTTCAAGGCCAAGCATACAGCAACAAGGGGAAGAGATTCACGTATGCTGTAAAAAGTTCTAATTCCAGGTCATCTTTCCCAACTTCTGATGGTTCTTATTCTGAGTCTAGTAGATTTCAAAGACGACCTCGTCGGACAGTTCAGCGAACTGAATTTCGAATCCGTGAAAATTCAGATAGTAGGCAATCATCCAGCACTAGTTTTTCTAATGACTCTTGTCATGGTGATAAGTTAAATCAGGGTGGAAGAGCTGCCATAGCGGTTCTGGCAAGAAGTGGATCAAAGAGAAGCTCCTTTTCTAGTAAGCTACTGAAGCAAAATGTGGAGTTAGATTCTAAGTCAGCAAATGTTGATTCTCAGGAGGTTGACTCTAGTACCAAGCCAAGCAAGGATGACGGAAGGGCATCACTGCACAAAAATCAGAATATTTCGCACACCGGTGAGGGATATCTAAAAAGGAACATATCTGTTGAGGATGTTGATGCTCCATTGCAAAGTGGTGTTGTACGTGTTTTTAAACAGCCTGGCATAGAAGCACCCAGTGATGAAGATGACTTTATTGAAGTCAGGTCTAAGAGGCAAATGCTGAATGATCGGCgagaacaaagagaaaaagaaatcaaGGCGAAATCCCGTGCTTCTAAG CCTCCACGCAAACCTAGGACAACCAGACAGAGTACTGCAATTTTAACTAGCCCAAATAAAATCTCGGCATCTGTGGGTGGAGAAATATCAAATAAGAGTAACTATTCAGATATTATTGCTTCAGAGGTGCAAGGATCTGCTTATAAGGATGTGTCCACTGGATTTACTGCTGTGGTGTCGCAGCCACTGGCTCCAATTGGAACACCTGCTGGGAGCAACGGATCTCAGGCTGATAAACAATTTCATACAGCCAA GTTGCACCAAACCACCCCAGGTGTTGGTGTTTCTGCTGGTGGAGATGACCTTGAGCCAGGGTTGGTGTTTGAGAGCAAGAAAAATACAGAGAATGTTACATCATCACCTCTAAACTCTTGGGGTAGTGGACAGATCAATCAACAG GTTATGGCCTTGTCACAGAGCCAACTTGAAGAGGCTATGAGCCCTGCTAGGTTTGAAGCACATGCAGCTTCTGGGGGAGCTCACAGTAGTGCAGTCACTGAGCCCATTTTACCATCATCATCCATCTTAACGAAGGACAAAGCTTTTTCTATTGCTGCAAGTCCAATTAACTCGCTGCTTGCTGGCGAAAAAATTCAATTTG GTGCTGTTACATCCCCAACGGTCCTTCATACTAGTAGTCGTGTTGTTTCACATGGGATTGGAGCTCCAGGGTCTAATCGATCTGAAGTACAAATTTCCCGTAATATTTCTCCAGATGAAAGTGATTGTACCCTTTTCTTTGAGAAAGATAAATGTGCCAATGATCCATGTCTAAATGTACAAGATTCTGAGGCTGAAGCAGAAGCAGCTGCTTCTGCTGTTGCTGTAGCAGCTATCAGCAGTGATGAAATTGTTGGGAATGGACTTGGCTCTGCTATTTCAGAAGCTAAAACTTTTGAAG GTGATCAGCAATTGAGCAGCCAATCAAGGGCAGAAGAGTCTCTTAGTGTATCTCTTCCTGCTGATCTCAATGTTGAAACTCCTCCGATATCATTGTGGCAGTCCCTACCAAGTCCCCAGAATTCTTCTAGCCAAATCCTATCTCATTTTCCTGGTGGCCCGCCATCTCATTTTCCTTTCTATGAGATGAATCCCGTGTTGGGTGGTCCTATTTTTGCCTTTGGTCCACATAAGGAATCGGGTGGCTCCCAATCACAGTCGCAGAAAGCTACTGTGTCTAGCTCAGGTCCACTTGGTGCATGGCAACAATGCCATTCTACGTTAGACTCATTCTACGGACATCCAGCAGGTTTCACTGGCCCTTTCATAAGCCCACCTGGAGGTATCCCGGGAGTTCAAGGTCCTCCGCACATGGTGGTCTATAATCATTTTGCTCCAGTTGGACAGTATGGCCAGGTTGGATTAAGCTTTATGGGTACTACTTATTTACCTTCTGGAAAGCAGCCTGATTGGAAGCACACACCCTCATCCTCCGCAATGGGTATCAACGAGGCGGATATGAATAACGTAAATATTGCTGGTTCTCAGCGAAATTTAACGAATATGCCTTCTACCGTGCAGCACCTTGGCCCTGCTTCATCAATTATGCCCATAGCTGCTTCTCCTCTGGCCATGTTTGATGTTTCTCCTTTCCAG TCTTCACCTGAACTGCCAGTCCAAGCTCGCTGGTCTCATGTCCCTGCATCGCCTCTTCATTCTGTTCCCATTTCTCACCCCTTGCAGCAGCAAGCTGAAGGTGCATTGCCTCCTAAATTTGGGCACGGTCATTCTGTTGATAAGTCATTGAGTACCAATAGGTTCTTGGAATCTCATCCTCCAGAAGACTCTGATGGTACCCCCAGTTTTAATATTGCGACAGTTGCCAATGCAGCTCAGTTTCCTGTTGAAATTGGTCTTGGAGATTCCTCCAAGCCAGGGGTTACTGGTGGTTCTGTTCAGAGTTTGGCCAGTCAAAGCTCCTCTGGATGTGCTAATGCAGAAACAGGCAAAATTGATGCTCTCAGAAATGGTGTCAGCAACAGTGGTAAAGATCAaagtgtcagtggtttcagaaCGCAGACCCAGCAGAAGAATACCTCTGCAGGCTACAACTATCACAGGGGTGGTGGAATGTCTCAGAGAAATATGTCTGGAAATGATTGGTCCCATCGCAGAATGGGTTTCCATGGCAGAAATCAGTCCTTGGGTGCGGTTCCATCTACTAAGGTGAAACAAATATACGTGGCTAAGCAAACCCTTGGAGGGACAAAAACCACGGGATGA